A single genomic interval of Candidatus Cloacimonadota bacterium harbors:
- a CDS encoding triose-phosphate isomerase codes for MRNIFIAGNWKMNKDAPQTEQFCAQLQNHLQKQDFGRVKAIVAPVYPFLSQANSILKSAGVAAQDVSAHSQGAFTGEVSASQLASLGIKYCIIGHSERRQYHGESDALVNEKLMKLRENRITPIVCIGETLEQREQGKTQEVVISQLEGCFQDVELQNGEEVLIAYEPVWAIGTGKTATSAQAQEVHAQIRAWLQNRFTEEVAQKMHILYGGSAKPENIGELLRQNDIDGGLIGGASLQIESFCAMLDIALETGGGN; via the coding sequence ATGCGAAATATCTTCATTGCTGGCAATTGGAAAATGAATAAAGATGCCCCTCAAACAGAGCAGTTTTGCGCGCAACTGCAAAACCATCTCCAAAAACAAGATTTTGGCAGGGTGAAAGCCATCGTCGCGCCAGTGTATCCCTTTTTGTCCCAAGCAAATAGCATTCTGAAATCGGCAGGTGTGGCTGCTCAGGATGTCAGCGCCCATTCCCAGGGTGCCTTCACCGGTGAAGTGTCCGCTTCGCAACTGGCTTCATTGGGCATAAAGTATTGTATCATAGGTCATTCCGAGCGTCGTCAATATCATGGGGAAAGCGATGCCCTCGTGAACGAAAAGCTGATGAAGCTGCGGGAAAATCGCATCACTCCCATCGTTTGCATTGGTGAAACGCTTGAGCAGCGCGAACAGGGAAAAACCCAGGAAGTGGTGATTTCCCAATTGGAAGGTTGTTTTCAAGATGTTGAACTGCAAAACGGAGAGGAAGTTTTGATTGCTTACGAACCGGTTTGGGCAATTGGCACCGGAAAAACTGCCACATCCGCTCAGGCGCAGGAGGTTCACGCGCAGATTCGCGCCTGGCTGCAAAACCGTTTCACAGAAGAGGTTGCTCAAAAAATGCACATCCTATACGGCGGCAGCGCGAAACCGGAAAACATCGGAGAACTGCTGCGACAAAATGATATTGATGGAGGCCTCATTGGCGGTGCTTCCCTGCAAATCGAATCCTTTTGTGCCATGTTGGATATTGCGTTGGAAACTGGCGGAGGAAATTGA